One Halostagnicola kamekurae DNA segment encodes these proteins:
- a CDS encoding proton-conducting transporter transmembrane domain-containing protein, translating to MTEDTATIDDDVAQRPEPTPPSSAVPRASTWTVWTLFLASLGVLALTIRGGAGWELSTLLRIDGLTAVMWVVVAFFSGIVHSYSRRYMAGDRDIERFFGCVFGFTLAVMTMTAANHVALFVVAWLAMGLLMAGLIGHVRGWPQAEAAGRLARRYFLASTAVLAGSLALLSWATGATTVTGILAGLETVSQTTLLVAAGGIVLAAIIQSALVPFHGWLLSSMTAPTPASALMHAGFVNAGGVLLTRFAPVVAAEIVVMSAIVLVGAVSALLGQAMILVQTDVKRKLGSSTIAQMGFMILQCGLGFFAAAIAHLILHGFYKAYLFLSSGAGVKRAAPGKAGHTQLGLPGVAVSLVTAVGGGVLFGALTGKATSLTLNSGTILTLVVVLTTLTAARDILRRSTLPTTVRFVSVPLIVLTAIGGYAVAFNAVSSMLSGVPMTHVSTEMTPVHYLVVALFVGAYLVAELGWYRSSERLYVALLNVSQPDPATVLTDTEEYNDA from the coding sequence ATGACCGAGGACACAGCAACGATCGACGACGACGTCGCACAGCGCCCCGAACCGACGCCGCCGAGTTCGGCCGTACCTCGAGCGTCGACCTGGACGGTCTGGACGCTCTTTCTGGCCAGTCTCGGCGTTCTCGCGCTGACGATCCGAGGGGGAGCCGGCTGGGAACTCTCGACGCTCCTGCGGATCGACGGGCTGACCGCGGTCATGTGGGTCGTGGTCGCGTTCTTCAGCGGGATCGTCCACAGCTACTCGCGGCGCTACATGGCCGGCGACCGCGACATCGAGCGATTCTTCGGCTGCGTATTCGGCTTTACCCTCGCCGTCATGACGATGACCGCGGCGAACCACGTCGCGCTGTTCGTGGTCGCGTGGCTGGCGATGGGGCTGCTCATGGCCGGCCTGATCGGTCACGTTCGCGGCTGGCCACAGGCCGAGGCCGCCGGTCGCCTCGCCCGTCGATACTTCCTCGCAAGCACCGCCGTGCTGGCCGGCTCTCTAGCCCTCCTCTCTTGGGCGACGGGCGCGACCACCGTCACCGGCATCCTTGCGGGACTCGAGACCGTCTCCCAGACGACCCTCCTCGTCGCCGCCGGTGGGATCGTCCTCGCCGCGATCATCCAGTCGGCGCTGGTGCCGTTCCACGGCTGGCTGCTGTCGTCGATGACCGCGCCGACGCCGGCGTCGGCCCTGATGCACGCCGGGTTCGTCAACGCGGGCGGGGTCCTGCTGACCCGGTTCGCTCCGGTGGTCGCCGCCGAGATCGTCGTCATGTCGGCGATCGTCCTCGTCGGCGCGGTCAGCGCCCTGCTCGGGCAGGCGATGATCCTCGTCCAGACAGACGTCAAGCGCAAACTCGGTAGCTCGACGATCGCCCAGATGGGCTTTATGATACTGCAGTGCGGACTGGGCTTTTTCGCCGCCGCGATCGCGCACCTCATCCTGCACGGCTTCTACAAAGCGTATCTTTTCCTCTCGTCCGGGGCGGGCGTCAAGCGCGCGGCCCCCGGGAAGGCGGGCCACACCCAACTGGGCTTGCCCGGGGTTGCCGTCAGCCTCGTGACGGCCGTCGGCGGCGGGGTCCTGTTCGGCGCCCTCACGGGGAAGGCGACGAGCCTGACGCTGAACAGCGGGACGATCCTGACGCTGGTCGTGGTCCTGACGACGCTGACCGCGGCTCGGGACATCCTCCGGCGCTCGACCCTGCCGACGACGGTCCGGTTCGTCAGCGTCCCGCTGATCGTCCTGACCGCCATCGGCGGCTACGCCGTCGCGTTCAACGCCGTTTCGTCGATGCTCTCGGGCGTCCCGATGACCCACGTCTCGACCGAGATGACTCCCGTCCACTACCTCGTCGTGGCCCTGTTCGTCGGGGCGTATCTCGTCGCGGAACTCGGCTGGTATCGTTCGAGCGAACGCCTCTACGTCGCCTTGCTGAACGTCTCCCAACCCGATCCGGCGACCGTCCTCACCGACACGGAGGAATACAATGACGCGTAA
- a CDS encoding CheF family chemotaxis protein: MDEDVVADITGRFILSNGGENAGKPLEGRIIMTEKRVVLATGQTKETVPLSKVIDVNVGTVPQHVKQFFGDTATIGYRTDDGTQSAVIESSDEKVEKFVAILFRCLLNGRKVAVKHPARIGGRIKDSNVVVGKLRIKNREVEVKTKSSGFSIDVATVMNIDRTNKIGDSDDRVTLVVKHTDQESGLTQTSQIAPAKSQYVNLLARYFRLEYDEVREEVEEIELTNPEKRVLVGVHATGGDIDFTNMLDGDPAYVTNVLNSVRNKQLVVENGEGLSLTPQGRIVVSQRIEDVNA; encoded by the coding sequence ATGGACGAGGATGTCGTCGCGGATATCACCGGCCGCTTCATCTTGAGCAACGGTGGTGAAAATGCGGGTAAACCCCTCGAGGGGCGGATTATCATGACCGAAAAGCGGGTCGTACTCGCGACGGGTCAGACGAAAGAAACGGTTCCGCTGTCGAAAGTCATCGACGTGAACGTCGGGACGGTGCCCCAGCACGTCAAGCAGTTTTTCGGAGACACGGCGACGATCGGTTACCGAACCGACGACGGAACCCAGAGCGCGGTCATCGAGAGCTCCGACGAGAAGGTCGAAAAGTTCGTCGCGATCCTCTTTCGCTGCCTGCTCAACGGACGGAAGGTCGCCGTCAAACACCCTGCGCGGATTGGCGGCCGAATCAAAGACTCGAACGTCGTCGTGGGGAAACTCCGTATCAAAAACAGGGAAGTCGAAGTCAAGACGAAGTCCAGCGGCTTCAGTATCGACGTAGCGACGGTAATGAACATCGACCGGACGAACAAGATCGGCGACAGCGACGACCGGGTAACGCTGGTCGTCAAGCACACTGACCAGGAGTCGGGGCTGACACAGACCAGCCAGATCGCGCCGGCAAAGAGCCAGTACGTGAACCTGCTCGCGCGATACTTCAGGCTCGAATACGACGAAGTCCGCGAGGAGGTCGAAGAAATAGAACTGACCAACCCCGAAAAACGGGTGCTCGTCGGCGTCCACGCCACGGGCGGCGACATCGACTTTACGAACATGCTCGACGGCGATCCGGCCTACGTGACGAACGTCCTCAACTCGGTCCGGAACAAGCAACTGGTCGTCGAGAACGGCGAGGGACTCTCGCTGACGCCCCAGGGTCGCATCGTCGTGAGCCAGCGGATCGAGGACGTCAACGCCTGA
- a CDS encoding cold-shock protein, translating into MAKGTVDFFNDTGGYGFIETEDADDDVFFHMEDIGGPDLEEGQDLEFDIEQAPKGPRATNVERL; encoded by the coding sequence ATGGCGAAAGGAACGGTTGATTTCTTCAACGACACAGGCGGTTACGGATTCATCGAAACTGAGGACGCGGACGACGACGTGTTCTTCCACATGGAAGACATCGGCGGCCCGGATCTCGAAGAAGGACAGGACCTCGAGTTCGACATCGAGCAGGCCCCCAAGGGCCCGCGCGCGACGAACGTCGAGCGCCTGTAA
- a CDS encoding NAD(P)H-dependent oxidoreductase codes for MNVLLILGHPRTDSFCGAVARAYRAGARDAGVNVREIAVADLEFDPDVHVESPSDQPLEADLADAQRRIEWADHLALVYPNWWATMPARLKGFFDRVFTSGFAFSFYDEGEGAGHEPLLDGTTAELIVTMDMPAWVYRWIYRQPGTNAVKRATLGFAGIRTTRVTNLGPIDDSTPDQREAWLEDVRELGRSLATGPESRSTRAKRTLKTWLKALRLQFYPMAWAAYTIGALAAVGSGDVFATRVFWIGFGFLFFLEATTVLSNEYADYDTDRENTFAGPFTGGSRVLVDDELSFEQLRRGIGVTGVLTAVFGLGLALATIGTGSVHTVAVAMAVLTALALGYTIPPLKLAYRTLGELDVAVTHSIGVLLLGFVALGGSWHDPLPWLLGVPFLLSIIPSITLAGVPDYEADRAADKRTIAVRFGIDGAVVVAVATTLAAALTGTLWQLVSVVPGAYSPIIYGSILHAALLGWLLWDRVWKRTQTGSLPGQINTVMAVALAYIGWFAIVPLVGLL; via the coding sequence GTGAACGTCTTACTAATTCTGGGCCATCCGCGAACCGACAGCTTCTGCGGAGCGGTGGCTCGAGCCTACCGGGCGGGTGCTCGTGATGCGGGCGTGAACGTTCGAGAGATCGCCGTCGCCGATCTGGAGTTCGATCCGGACGTCCACGTCGAGTCTCCGAGCGATCAACCGCTCGAGGCGGATTTGGCCGACGCCCAGCGTCGGATCGAGTGGGCGGACCATCTCGCCCTCGTCTACCCGAACTGGTGGGCCACGATGCCAGCGCGGCTCAAAGGCTTCTTCGACCGGGTGTTTACGTCCGGGTTCGCGTTCTCGTTCTACGACGAGGGGGAAGGGGCTGGCCACGAACCGCTGTTGGACGGAACGACGGCCGAACTCATCGTGACAATGGACATGCCCGCGTGGGTCTACCGCTGGATCTACCGCCAGCCGGGAACTAACGCTGTCAAACGCGCAACGCTCGGATTCGCCGGGATTCGAACCACGCGAGTGACGAACCTCGGCCCGATCGATGACTCTACGCCCGACCAGCGAGAGGCGTGGCTCGAGGACGTGCGGGAACTCGGTCGGAGCCTGGCTACAGGACCGGAGTCGCGGTCGACTCGAGCGAAACGAACGCTGAAAACGTGGCTGAAAGCCCTTCGGCTGCAGTTCTACCCGATGGCGTGGGCCGCGTACACGATCGGTGCACTGGCCGCTGTCGGATCGGGCGATGTCTTCGCGACCAGGGTGTTCTGGATCGGCTTTGGCTTCCTGTTTTTCCTCGAGGCGACCACCGTGTTGAGCAACGAGTACGCCGATTACGATACCGACCGAGAGAATACGTTCGCCGGCCCGTTCACCGGCGGCTCTCGTGTCTTAGTCGACGACGAACTGTCGTTCGAGCAGCTTCGTCGCGGTATCGGCGTTACGGGAGTACTCACGGCGGTTTTCGGACTCGGTCTCGCGCTCGCGACGATCGGAACCGGCTCGGTCCACACGGTCGCGGTCGCGATGGCGGTGCTAACAGCGTTGGCCCTCGGGTACACGATACCGCCGCTGAAACTAGCCTACCGGACGCTCGGTGAGTTAGACGTCGCGGTCACCCACAGTATCGGCGTCCTGTTGCTCGGTTTCGTCGCGCTGGGCGGTTCGTGGCACGATCCACTCCCGTGGCTGCTCGGGGTACCGTTCTTGCTGTCTATCATCCCCTCGATCACGCTGGCGGGCGTCCCCGATTACGAGGCCGATCGGGCCGCGGACAAACGGACGATCGCTGTCAGGTTCGGGATCGACGGCGCCGTCGTCGTCGCCGTCGCGACGACGCTGGCGGCTGCGCTGACTGGGACCCTCTGGCAGCTCGTCAGCGTGGTTCCCGGCGCGTACAGCCCGATCATCTACGGGAGCATTCTCCATGCCGCCCTGTTGGGTTGGCTGCTCTGGGATCGGGTGTGGAAGCGAACGCAAACGGGATCGCTACCGGGTCAGATCAACACGGTGATGGCTGTCGCGCTGGCCTACATCGGCTGGTTCGCCATCGTTCCGTTGGTCGGACTCTTGTAG
- a CDS encoding PQQ-binding-like beta-propeller repeat protein: MPSSRRSVLTACTAGIGALAGCLSSENPTADGSWPRRTLTNAHTGYASTDGPTADLYTVWQQERARSGGVTPSPVVDDGVLYVTYSRQARDDERGGAWVEAFDAATGDSQWTTELFRTEKVYSLDHSDSTVVDGDRLFTQTDVGLTMLTTDGEIQWTVDNFYNGQLLPDAAPPVVTDDVVVAGTYGTQDEDGQNEVVYGVDPETGDERWRTSFDDWSGMWQLAGTGDVVYVPFDRTGLVALDVTSGEERWRWEGPVDGTPTVVDDLILVALRRDDEDVLGALDRRDRSLRWEASIEPRWPSAGFAVAGELCYHASYFGLEARRLETGERAWRFGPEEGERPHDEPQVDLVTTPVVADDAVYVSGWIQRDTMYGHLFVVDSATGEELGRAEMGRNQQAGTGTPAVTSDLVFLGSEHGTLYAFGECSFEVADRCLSG, encoded by the coding sequence ATGCCCTCCTCTCGTCGATCGGTTCTCACGGCGTGTACCGCCGGAATCGGTGCGCTCGCGGGGTGTCTCTCGAGCGAAAACCCGACCGCCGACGGCTCCTGGCCCAGGCGCACGCTCACGAACGCCCACACCGGATACGCGAGCACCGACGGTCCGACGGCGGATCTTTACACCGTCTGGCAGCAAGAGCGGGCGCGAAGCGGCGGAGTCACTCCCTCTCCTGTCGTCGACGACGGCGTCCTTTACGTCACGTATTCGCGACAGGCTCGAGACGACGAACGCGGCGGGGCGTGGGTCGAAGCGTTCGACGCGGCGACCGGCGACTCCCAGTGGACGACCGAACTCTTCCGGACCGAGAAGGTCTACTCCCTCGATCACTCGGACTCGACGGTCGTCGACGGGGATCGGTTATTCACCCAGACCGACGTCGGATTGACGATGCTCACCACCGACGGCGAAATTCAGTGGACTGTCGATAACTTCTACAACGGACAGCTATTGCCCGACGCGGCCCCACCCGTCGTTACCGACGACGTGGTCGTCGCAGGGACGTACGGTACACAGGACGAGGACGGTCAGAACGAGGTCGTCTACGGAGTCGATCCCGAAACCGGCGACGAGCGCTGGCGCACGTCGTTCGACGACTGGAGCGGAATGTGGCAGCTAGCCGGAACTGGAGATGTAGTCTACGTTCCGTTCGACCGGACCGGACTCGTCGCGCTCGACGTGACGAGCGGCGAAGAACGCTGGCGCTGGGAGGGACCGGTCGACGGGACGCCCACCGTCGTCGACGATCTGATACTCGTGGCGCTCCGCCGCGACGACGAGGACGTACTCGGCGCGCTGGACCGCCGTGATCGTTCGCTTCGGTGGGAGGCATCGATCGAGCCCCGCTGGCCGAGCGCTGGATTCGCCGTCGCCGGAGAGCTGTGCTATCACGCCTCGTACTTCGGCCTCGAGGCCCGTCGACTCGAGACGGGCGAGCGAGCGTGGCGGTTCGGGCCCGAAGAAGGCGAGCGCCCACACGACGAACCCCAGGTCGACCTCGTCACCACGCCAGTCGTCGCTGACGACGCGGTCTACGTGTCGGGGTGGATCCAGCGCGACACGATGTACGGCCACCTGTTCGTCGTCGATAGCGCGACGGGCGAGGAACTCGGGCGCGCCGAGATGGGGCGCAACCAACAGGCCGGAACGGGAACCCCGGCGGTCACGTCCGACCTCGTTTTTCTCGGATCGGAGCACGGAACTCTCTACGCGTTCGGCGAGTGTTCGTTCGAGGTCGCCGATCGCTGTCTGTCCGGATGA
- a CDS encoding Lrp/AsnC family transcriptional regulator, with translation MAEHELDAIDREILYALQEEARNLSSSEIADRTDASSSTVRKRIQRLESDGVIKGYSANIDYTKSGYPIRMLLFCTAPIPDRGAYIDDLLAISGIVSVQELITGEQNLLVTVVVENDRDVTPIAQQIADMGLTITDEVLVRSHKSTSFDEFSSR, from the coding sequence ATGGCGGAGCACGAGCTGGACGCGATCGACCGGGAGATCCTCTACGCGTTACAGGAGGAGGCGCGGAACCTCTCCTCGAGCGAGATCGCCGACCGGACCGACGCCTCCTCGAGTACGGTCCGCAAGCGCATTCAGCGACTGGAGTCGGATGGCGTTATCAAAGGCTACAGCGCCAACATCGATTACACGAAATCCGGCTATCCGATCCGGATGCTGCTTTTCTGTACGGCACCGATCCCCGACCGGGGGGCATATATCGACGACCTGCTCGCGATCTCGGGCATCGTCTCCGTGCAGGAGCTGATCACGGGCGAGCAGAACCTCCTCGTGACCGTGGTCGTCGAGAACGACAGGGACGTCACGCCGATCGCACAGCAGATCGCGGACATGGGGCTGACGATCACCGACGAAGTACTCGTTCGCAGCCACAAGTCAACCTCGTTCGACGAATTCTCCTCCCGCTGA
- a CDS encoding DEAD/DEAH box helicase: MSKQVQDVETIFCHEVGSEYLVVVSRDGKRLFRAKLGLSETNAGPRPAKFRLKRGSSEEPRQPDEFVELARRAERIRISEQTSSSGRRELKEMLDGYQLEAKVVRTCRYCASAGRYSPITTETAIKDDRDWICTDCASKELERQLSHVGGLTGAAKDRLEELMHEVQDLERIVNLLKGQLDPDLTKFDTISSTTDEVDPVRVDSLDLHPDLQGLLESRFETLLPVQSLSVDHGLLSGDDQLVVSATATGKTLVGEMTGIDRVLEGEGKMLFLVPLVALANQKYEDFKDEYGDLVDVSIRVGASRVADSGNQFDPNADVIVGTYEGIDHALRTGKDMGDIGTVVIDEVHTLKEEGRGHRLDGLISRLKYTCEQRAADRESYGGAQWVYLSATVGNPEQLAATLEAKCIEFEERPIPIERHVTFADGQEKVGVENKLVRREFDTESSKGYRGQTIIFTNSRRRCHEISRKLEYSSAPYHAGLDYGRRKRVERQFADQDLAAVVTTAALAAGVDFPASQVVFDSLAMGIEWLSVQEFHQMLGRAGRPDYHDSGTVYVLVEPDCAYHNSMEMTEDEVAFKLLKGEMESVMTHYDEAAAIEETLANVTVGGRAAKRLNDRMLGEVPTKHALGKLLEYDFIDGFEPTPLGRVITEHFLDPSQAFSILDGIRKDDHPYDLIAELELRDTEL, translated from the coding sequence GTGTCGAAGCAGGTCCAGGACGTCGAGACGATATTTTGCCACGAGGTGGGATCGGAGTATCTCGTCGTGGTCAGCCGGGACGGAAAGCGACTATTCCGCGCGAAACTGGGCCTCTCGGAAACGAACGCGGGGCCGCGACCTGCCAAATTCAGGCTCAAGCGGGGCTCGAGCGAAGAGCCCCGCCAGCCCGACGAGTTCGTCGAACTCGCTCGTCGAGCCGAGCGGATCCGGATCTCCGAGCAGACCTCTTCCTCGGGCCGACGAGAACTGAAGGAGATGCTCGACGGCTATCAGCTCGAGGCGAAAGTCGTCCGGACCTGCCGGTACTGCGCGTCGGCCGGCCGCTACTCGCCGATCACGACGGAGACGGCGATCAAGGACGACCGCGACTGGATCTGTACCGACTGTGCCAGCAAGGAACTCGAGCGCCAGCTTTCCCACGTCGGGGGCCTCACGGGCGCGGCCAAAGACCGCCTCGAGGAGCTCATGCACGAGGTCCAGGACCTAGAGCGTATCGTCAATCTGCTCAAAGGGCAGCTCGATCCTGACCTGACGAAGTTCGATACGATCTCCTCGACCACCGACGAGGTCGACCCCGTCCGCGTCGATTCGCTCGACCTCCACCCGGACCTGCAGGGCCTGCTCGAGAGCCGATTCGAGACGCTGTTGCCGGTCCAGAGCCTGTCGGTCGATCACGGCCTCCTCTCTGGCGACGACCAGCTCGTCGTTTCGGCGACGGCGACCGGCAAGACGCTCGTCGGCGAGATGACGGGGATCGATCGCGTCCTCGAGGGCGAGGGGAAAATGCTGTTTCTGGTGCCGCTGGTCGCGCTCGCGAACCAGAAGTACGAGGACTTCAAAGACGAGTACGGCGATCTCGTCGACGTGAGCATCCGCGTCGGCGCGAGTCGGGTGGCGGACTCGGGCAACCAGTTCGATCCGAACGCCGACGTCATCGTCGGCACCTACGAGGGGATCGACCACGCCCTGCGGACGGGCAAGGACATGGGCGACATCGGTACCGTCGTCATCGACGAGGTCCACACGCTCAAAGAGGAGGGACGAGGGCACCGACTCGACGGGCTCATCTCCCGGCTCAAGTACACCTGCGAACAGCGTGCGGCGGATCGCGAATCATACGGCGGCGCCCAGTGGGTCTACCTCTCCGCGACGGTCGGCAACCCCGAACAGCTCGCGGCCACCCTCGAGGCGAAGTGCATCGAGTTCGAGGAGCGACCGATCCCCATCGAACGCCACGTCACCTTCGCCGACGGGCAGGAGAAAGTCGGCGTCGAGAACAAACTCGTCAGACGCGAGTTCGACACCGAGTCCTCGAAGGGGTATCGCGGCCAGACGATCATCTTTACCAACTCCCGGCGGCGCTGTCACGAGATTTCCCGAAAGCTCGAGTACTCCTCGGCCCCCTACCACGCGGGGTTGGATTACGGCCGGCGCAAGCGCGTCGAACGGCAGTTCGCCGATCAGGACCTCGCCGCGGTCGTCACAACCGCTGCGCTCGCGGCCGGCGTCGACTTCCCCGCCTCGCAGGTCGTCTTCGACTCGCTGGCGATGGGCATCGAGTGGCTCTCGGTCCAGGAGTTCCACCAGATGCTCGGGCGAGCGGGCCGGCCGGACTACCACGATTCGGGGACGGTCTACGTCCTCGTCGAACCGGACTGTGCGTACCACAACTCGATGGAGATGACCGAGGACGAAGTCGCGTTCAAACTCCTGAAAGGCGAGATGGAGTCCGTGATGACCCACTACGACGAGGCGGCGGCCATCGAGGAGACCCTGGCCAACGTCACGGTCGGCGGTCGGGCGGCAAAGCGACTCAACGATCGAATGCTCGGCGAAGTGCCGACCAAACACGCCCTCGGCAAACTCCTCGAGTACGACTTCATCGACGGCTTCGAGCCGACGCCGCTCGGACGGGTCATCACCGAGCACTTTCTCGACCCGAGCCAGGCGTTCTCGATCCTCGATGGAATCAGGAAAGACGATCACCCCTACGATCTGATCGCAGAGCTCGAGCTCCGCGACACGGAGCTGTGA
- a CDS encoding substrate-binding domain-containing protein, producing MQIPRRSLLAGIGIGAASAGCLGRDRSASDGPSGTLTVAVTTSTYDSGLVDELHAAFESEYGVTARAVAAGTGEAIAAGERGDVDAVMAHARPLEDAFIRSGNGINRRDFAVGDFVVAGPADDPAGIADIEDAATAFDRIAAAEASFFSRGDDSGTHVKEREIWDEAGVEPGGEWYRETGQGMGNTLVQANQRDAYLLTVRANYIDMRDRLGLERFVDGPVTGGDPMLDNPYGVIAVNPASEPSVAYELAMYYIGFLTGTRGQELIEGYTIDGEPLFYPSALSESPDFEQYTPGKSTGANGTGGEAKRSDEMETSNESGTSDGAETNNGSVPNGGAGS from the coding sequence ATGCAGATACCACGCCGGTCGCTTCTCGCGGGGATCGGGATCGGCGCGGCGTCGGCCGGCTGTCTCGGCCGGGACCGCTCGGCGTCGGACGGCCCGTCGGGGACGCTCACCGTCGCGGTCACCACGAGCACGTACGACTCCGGCCTCGTCGACGAACTCCACGCCGCCTTCGAGTCGGAGTACGGCGTGACCGCTCGAGCGGTCGCCGCGGGGACGGGCGAGGCCATCGCCGCCGGCGAACGGGGCGACGTCGACGCCGTCATGGCCCACGCCCGCCCGCTTGAGGACGCGTTCATCCGGTCCGGAAACGGCATCAACCGTCGCGATTTCGCGGTGGGGGACTTTGTCGTCGCCGGGCCGGCGGACGACCCTGCGGGGATCGCCGATATCGAAGACGCGGCGACGGCGTTCGATCGAATCGCCGCCGCGGAGGCGTCGTTTTTCTCCCGGGGGGACGACTCCGGTACGCACGTCAAAGAGCGGGAAATATGGGACGAAGCCGGCGTCGAACCCGGCGGGGAGTGGTACCGCGAAACCGGCCAGGGAATGGGCAATACGCTCGTGCAGGCGAACCAGCGCGACGCGTACCTGCTCACCGTTCGCGCCAACTACATCGACATGCGCGATCGGCTCGGGCTCGAGCGCTTCGTCGACGGCCCGGTCACCGGCGGCGATCCGATGCTCGATAACCCCTACGGCGTCATCGCGGTCAACCCGGCGAGCGAACCGAGCGTCGCCTACGAACTGGCGATGTACTACATCGGATTCCTGACCGGAACGCGGGGCCAGGAGCTAATCGAGGGGTACACCATCGACGGCGAACCGCTGTTTTACCCCAGCGCACTGTCTGAATCGCCGGATTTCGAGCAGTACACGCCGGGGAAATCGACCGGCGCGAACGGGACCGGCGGCGAGGCGAAACGGAGCGACGAGATGGAAACGAGTAACGAGTCGGGGACGAGCGACGGGGCAGAGACGAACAACGGGTCGGTACCGAACGGCGGGGCGGGATCGTGA
- a CDS encoding DUF5807 family protein, translated as MSDPRAEFLAGERPDDVALFLADSYVEDDRLEQFGEPVEGGVLIVVDGESGRNAFKAATGTDAMAFAKSAMATESSIDDDLTDGVCPDAPDADEASDGGETDHGVQFVFSFSEEQNEDVGGLYAEGDVVHAYAKCNCGTAYSDRWTADS; from the coding sequence ATGAGTGATCCACGCGCGGAGTTTCTGGCGGGCGAACGGCCCGACGACGTCGCCCTGTTTCTGGCCGATTCCTACGTCGAGGACGACCGCCTCGAGCAGTTCGGGGAGCCGGTCGAGGGCGGCGTATTGATCGTCGTCGACGGCGAGAGCGGTCGAAACGCGTTCAAGGCCGCGACGGGGACGGACGCGATGGCCTTCGCGAAGTCGGCGATGGCGACCGAGAGTTCGATCGACGACGACCTGACCGACGGCGTCTGTCCCGACGCGCCGGACGCCGACGAGGCAAGCGACGGGGGCGAAACGGACCACGGCGTCCAGTTCGTGTTCTCGTTCTCCGAGGAGCAAAACGAGGACGTCGGCGGACTGTACGCCGAGGGCGACGTCGTCCATGCGTACGCGAAGTGTAACTGCGGGACGGCGTACTCGGACCGCTGGACCGCGGACTCGTAA
- a CDS encoding DHH family phosphoesterase, with protein sequence MYEELIESGELSLARKSVLPGTGFFMPDSLEEDLEEQEAKSALEGAEVAVVADPDADGLACVALLREMYGDVQNVPEPDEGGDASEDAERAADSETDSDTEDDLLEEPEPTPHSVALVPGSPHDLEDSLQQVADHGVDGIDLYVCDLCPDRYEYVADELEAAVETASSVEWYDHHQWDDGVAQSVRDAGVELVVGDSDEECSADVVYRSLEYEFDDQFAELAAVTRDHDLWLREDPRSDDLADYAYWTDPAEYVEVVREYGADFPEWVEDYIAERRVEKEALIERAVSRSELREVGGYTVGITYGRCSQNEVAEAMREQGADASIIVKPAGSASIRGTDEFDRCHEVAGKVNGGGHPKAAGCKPDIYDDMLDYANHWTTRGSVAKQVILDAFGAVVDEEREMGE encoded by the coding sequence ATGTACGAAGAACTCATCGAGAGCGGCGAGCTGTCTCTCGCCCGCAAGTCCGTCCTGCCGGGGACGGGATTCTTCATGCCCGACAGCCTCGAGGAAGATCTCGAGGAACAGGAAGCCAAATCCGCCCTCGAGGGCGCGGAGGTCGCCGTGGTCGCCGATCCCGACGCCGACGGCCTGGCCTGCGTCGCGCTGTTGCGCGAGATGTACGGCGACGTACAGAACGTGCCGGAGCCCGACGAAGGCGGCGACGCAAGCGAGGACGCCGAGAGAGCAGCCGATAGCGAGACTGACTCCGACACAGAGGACGACCTCCTCGAGGAGCCCGAACCGACGCCACACAGCGTCGCGCTGGTTCCGGGCAGCCCCCACGACCTCGAGGACTCGCTCCAGCAGGTCGCCGACCACGGCGTCGACGGCATCGACCTCTACGTCTGTGACCTGTGTCCGGACCGCTACGAGTACGTCGCGGACGAACTCGAGGCGGCCGTCGAGACCGCGAGCAGCGTCGAGTGGTACGACCACCACCAGTGGGACGACGGCGTCGCCCAGTCGGTTCGGGACGCCGGCGTGGAACTCGTCGTCGGCGACTCCGACGAGGAGTGTAGCGCGGACGTCGTCTACCGCTCGCTCGAGTACGAGTTCGACGACCAGTTCGCGGAACTGGCCGCGGTCACGCGCGATCACGACCTCTGGCTCCGTGAAGACCCCCGCAGCGACGACCTCGCGGACTACGCCTACTGGACCGATCCGGCCGAGTACGTCGAGGTCGTCCGCGAGTACGGCGCGGACTTCCCCGAGTGGGTCGAGGACTACATCGCCGAGCGCAGAGTCGAGAAAGAAGCCCTGATCGAGCGGGCAGTCTCCCGCTCGGAACTCCGGGAAGTCGGCGGCTACACCGTCGGCATCACCTACGGCCGGTGCTCGCAGAACGAAGTCGCCGAGGCCATGCGCGAACAGGGTGCCGACGCCTCCATCATCGTCAAACCCGCCGGCTCGGCCTCCATCCGCGGGACCGACGAGTTCGACCGCTGTCACGAGGTCGCCGGCAAGGTAAACGGCGGCGGCCACCCCAAGGCCGCGGGCTGTAAACCCGACATCTACGACGACATGCTCGACTACGCGAATCACTGGACGACTCGAGGGTCGGTCGCCAAACAGGTCATTCTAGACGCGTTCGGTGCCGTCGTCGACGAAGAACGAGAAATGGGCGAGTGA